In Chrysiogenia bacterium, the following are encoded in one genomic region:
- a CDS encoding redoxin domain-containing protein translates to MELDQQSPTTRQRIHRFLDRWDWVIFAALVAGFWFYNQGRVAPAVEEGDVAPAFALTSLEGTKHSLDDYRGRAVALTFWASWCGVCKMELPSLSELSTEVDPAKAVVVSVAVSSALDEIRAFTAEKKLNFPVLIGPQEVSDAYGVRALPTTVIIGPDGTVRETFTGYTIAGSVGRALRAAMP, encoded by the coding sequence ATGGAACTCGATCAGCAATCCCCCACTACCCGCCAGCGCATCCACCGGTTTCTCGACCGGTGGGACTGGGTGATCTTCGCCGCGCTGGTGGCGGGCTTCTGGTTCTACAACCAGGGGCGCGTTGCACCTGCGGTCGAAGAGGGCGATGTGGCCCCGGCCTTCGCCCTGACCAGCCTTGAGGGCACGAAGCACTCCCTCGACGATTACCGCGGCCGCGCGGTGGCGCTGACCTTCTGGGCGAGCTGGTGCGGGGTGTGCAAGATGGAGCTGCCGTCGCTGAGCGAGCTCTCGACCGAGGTAGACCCGGCAAAGGCCGTCGTCGTTTCCGTCGCGGTCAGCTCGGCGCTCGATGAGATCCGCGCCTTCACCGCCGAGAAGAAGCTCAACTTCCCCGTGCTGATCGGGCCGCAGGAGGTCTCGGATGCCTACGGCGTGCGGGCCCTGCCCACCACCGTCATCATCGGCCCCGACGGCACCGTGCGCGAGACATTCACCGGCTATACCATCGCCGGAAGCGTGGGCCGGGCGCTCCGGGCGGCGATGCCCTAG